The Rathayibacter caricis DSM 15933 genomic sequence ATCGCCGTCGGAGGATCGTCCAGGTCACCCCGCCATTCCCCCGGGCACCCCACCTCCCTACCCTCGGGGCATGGGATCCACCGCCGCCTCCTCCCCCCTCCTCGCCGCGCCCGCCGAGGCCGCCGCCGTGCTCGCCGAGGGCGGTGCCGCTGTCTGGGAGACCGCGCTGATCCTGTCCACCTACGCGCCGGAGGAGCCCAGCCGCCTGCCGATGTTCCTCGACCGCCGCGTCTACCAGGGCTCCAGCGGCCGGGTGTACCCGCTGCCGTTCATCGACCGGATCGCGCCCGAGCCGGTCGACCGCGAATGGCGGGCCGTCGTGCTCGAGAACGAGTTCGTGCAGGTCGTGGTCCTCCCGGATCTCGGCGGACGCATCCATTCGGGCCGCGACAAGACCACCGGCTACGACTTCTTCTACCGCAACTCCGTCATCAAGCCGGCCCTCGTGGGCCTCGCCGGACCCTGGGTCAGCGGCGGCGTCGAGTTCAACTGGCCGCAGCACCACCGCCCCGGCACCTTCCTGCCCACCGACCACGAGATCGGGCGCGACGAGGACGGCTCCGTGGTCGTCTGGTGCGGCGACCACGACCCGCTCAGCCGCATGAAGGGGCTGCACGGAGTGCGCCTGCGACCCGGCTCGAGCCTCGTCGAGCTGGACGTGCGGCTGCACAACCGCACCCGCGAGCGCCGCACCTTCCTCTGGTGGGCGAACGTCGCCGCCCGGGTCCACGACGACTACCAGTCCTTCTTCCCGCGCGACGTGCAGCACGTCGCCGATCACGCACGGCGCGCCATCACCGCGTTCCCCGCGGCCGACCGCCCGTACTACGGAGTCGACTACCCCGCCCGGGCCGAGCAGGATCCGGGAGCGGACCGCCTCGACTTCTACCGCAGCATCCCGGTCCCCACCTCCTACATGGTCGTCCGCACCGAGGACTCCTTCTTCGGCGGCTACGACCACCGCGCCGGCGCGGGCTTCGTGCACTGGGCCGACCGCCGCGTCGCGCCCGGCAAGAAGCAGTGGACCTGGGGGGACGCGCCGTTCGGGCATGCCTGGGACGCGCAGCTGACCGACTCCGACGGCCCCTACGTCGAACTCATGGCCGGAGTCTTCACCGACAACCAGCCCGACTTCTCGTGGCTGATGCCGGGCGAGACGAAGACGTTCACGCAGTACTGGTACCCGATCAGCGGCATCGGAGTCGCGCACCAGGCGACCCGCGAGACGGCGGTGCACCTCGACGTCGAGGGCGGCCGCATCCGGATCGGAGTCGCGACGACGCGGCGGCACCCGGCCGCGACCGTCCAGCTCCTCGACGACGGCGCCGTCCTGCGCGAGTGGACCGTCGACCTCGGACCGGGCGCTCCGCTGGTCGCGGACGTCCCCACCTCCCGGACCGATCCGGCGGGACTCGCGGTCATCGTCCGCGCCGGCGGAGCGACCCTGCTCGCCTACGAGGTGCCCGCGAGGGTGCAGCAGGAGGAGCCGGAGACGGCCACCGAGCCGCCGTCGCCGCGGGAGACCGCCTCCGTCGACGAGCTGTACCTCACGGGCGTGCACCTCGCGCAGTACCGGCACCCGACCCGCTCGCCGCTGCCCTACTGGCGCGAGGCCCTACGGCGCGATCCCGGGGACGCGCGCGTCCACCTCGCGCTCGCCGAGCACGCGTACGGCCGCGGTGAGTACGACGTGGCGCTCGAGCACTGCGACGGGTCGCTCCGCCGCCTCACCGCGCACAACGGCAACCCCGCCGACACCGAGGCGCTGCACCTGCGCGGGCTGGTCCTCGTGCGCCTGGGCCGCCGGCGCGAGGCCGCCGCCGCGTTCGGCAAGGCCGCGTGGGACGGCAAGTGGGCGCACGCCGCGCTCGTCGAGAGCGCGTGCCTCCTCGCGGCCGACGGCGACCACTCCGCAGCCCTCGACGACCTGCGGACCGCGCTGCGCCTGGACACCGACGACCTCCGCGCCCGCGCGCTCGCCGTCGTCTGCCTCCGCGCCCTCGGGCGTGCGGAGGAGGCGGCGCGGCTGCTCGGCGAGACCCTCGCGCTCGATCCGCTCGACCAGCTCGCCCGGACCCTCGACGGACGCGACCCCGCCGATCCGTTCGCGCGGATCGACGCGGCCCTCGACCTCGCCTCGTTCGGCGAGACGGCCGAGGCGGAGCGACTGCTCGCGTCGGTCCTGCACGGTGCACCCGCTCCGGAGGGGGCGGGCAGCGCCGCCGCACCCGCCGGCTACCTGCTCGCCCACCTCCTCGAGCGGCAGGGCCGACGCGATGACGCCGCCGCCGTCCGTCGCGACGCCGCCTCGGTCGACGCCGTCCGGGCGTTCCCCGCGGGCCTCGACGCGCACGACGCGCTCGTCGCGGCCGTCGCCGCCGATCCCGCCGACACCCGCGCGCACGCGCTCCTCGGGATGCTGCTCTACGACGCCGGACGCCGCGGGGAGGCCGCCGAGCACTGGCGACGCGCGATCGCCGGCGGCAGCACCGACGCGGTCACCCACCGCAACGCCGGCCTCGCCGCCTACAACGACTCCGGCGACGACGACGCGGCGTGGTCGGCCTACCTGCGCGCCCGCGAGCTCGCTCCCGACGACGCCCGGATCCTCTACGAGCTCGACCAGCTCGCCGCGCGCCTCGGCCACGACGACCGGCTCGCCCGCCTCGAGAGCGAGCTGCCGCTCGTGCTCTCACGCGACGACCTCACCGTCGGGTACGCCGAGCTGCTCACCGCCGCGGGACGGGCCGCGGAGGCGCTCGACCTGCTCGAATCGCGCCCGTTCCAGCCCTGGGAGGGAGGCGAGGGACGCGCGCTCGCGGCCTGGGACGCGGCACGCGCGGCCCTCGGACTGCCGCTCGGCACCCCTCCCACATCGCTCGGCGAGGCGCGCCCCGCCTTCACCGCACCGGCGGCCGTGCGCGAGGACGGATCGACCGACTACTTCACGACGAGCCTGCCCGAGCTGCTGCTGTTCCACCGGGAGTGACGGACGGCCGCTCCCGGTGCGAGCTCACTCCCCCGTGAAGAGCGCGTTGCACTCGAGCTGCAGCGCGACGTCGTCCCACATCGGGTGCTGCGGAGCCGCGTTCGAGCAGACGATCGAGCCCCAGGCGCCGACGCGCCGCGACTCCGTCATCGCGAGACGGCAGTACTCGGCGCCGATCGCACCCTCCTCGAAGCGGCCCTCGAGCGGCGTGTAGCCGACCCAGCCCTCGCCGAAGACGAGCGGGACGCCCCGCAGCGCCGCGTGATCGGCCGCGACCGCGATCCACTGCCGCAGCGTCGAGCGCATCTCGAGGTGGTGCCGGGCGTAGTGCTCCTCGAGCCAGCGGTCGATGGCGGAGGCGTCGCCCCAGTCGTGCGCGTAGACCTCGCCGCGGCCCACGATCGTGGCCGTCAGCTTCCACTGCGACTCGGGCGGCAGGGTCCACTCGGCTATCGGAGGGGCGCCCTCGAGCAGGAACGCCCGCTCGGCGCGCTCCTGCTCGAACCCCTCGAGGGGTCCGCGCAGGCCGAACTCGCTGATCATCTCGTTCAGCACGCCGTAGATGTAGGGATGGAGGGCCAGCACGTCCGAGTTCCACGGGATCCCGCGCATCCCGCCGACGGGCACGTGCGCGTAGTTCACGGCGCACGGCAGCCCGGGCGCGAGCTCGTGGAACCGGTCGATCCCCCGGGTCAGGCGCGGAGTGAGGGCGACGGTCGCCGCGTCGATGTCCGTCAGGTCGACGTCCAGCCCGTCGGTGAGGTGCCCCGCCTGCACCTCGTTGTGCAGCTCGACGTAGGCGATCCGGTCGTCGAGACCGTGCTCGGCGACGAACGCGACCAGCGCGGCCTGCGCCTCGGCGAGCCGCTCGGCCCGCTCCTCCGGCGCCACGGCCGTCAGGGCGTCGAACCAGTCGCGCTCGAGGGCGAAGGACGAGGACTGCTGGTACTCCCACGACGAGACGATCACGAACACGCCGTGCCGTCGCGCGGCCTCGAACAGGGCGAGCAGGTGCGCGCGGCCGTCGATCACCGTCTCCTGCTGCACGTCGTACCAGCGCACGCGCTGCCCGTAGGCGCCGCCGAGCGGGCCCAGCCGGAGCGCGCGCGTGTCGAGGCCGGAGCCGAAGAGGAGGAACGGCATCGCGCAGATGCGGATCGTGTTGTACCCGCGCTCGACGGCGCCCGCGAAGGCCGCGTCGAGGTCCTCGAACGGCTCGCCGGGGCCGGTGCGGACGTACCAGGAGAAGTCCCAGAGGGTTATCGTCAGCCTCTCGGGCAGATGGGCGGGCAGCGGGACCGGGACGTAGCGGGAGTCGGGGTAGAGGGGTGCGCGGTTCCGGACTGCGGGGTTCTGGGCTGCGGGGTTCTGGGCTGCAGGGTTCTGGGCTGCGGAGTTCTGGGCCGTCATCGCGCCAGCCTAGGCAGAGCCCCGCGCCGATCCCATGGCGGATCCGACGGACCAGCTGGACGATCCTCCGTTCCTCGTACACTCGACGACGTGGCGATGACGGACGGCTTCCTCGGGCAGAGACTGCGAGTGCTCCCGGCTCCGCTGGCGCAGAGGGCCCTCACCGAGCCGATCACCGACCGGCTCCTCGTGACCGATGCTGGACACTTCCCGCATGCGGCGTCCCACAGCCGGAGTCGCCCCCACGGCGCGGACGAGGCGATCGTGATCCTGTGCACGGCCGGCCGTGGCGCGGTCCACGCGGGCGGAGCGACGACGGTGGTGTCGTCCGGGCAGGCCGTCGTGCTGCCCGCCGGCACCCCGCACCGCTACGGCGCCGACCCCGCCGAGCCGTGGTCGGTCTGGTGGCTGCACGTGCGCGGCGCCGACGTGCCCGCGCTGGTCTCGGCCGCTCTCGGCGACGCCACCGGCCCGGTCGTGCCGGTCGGTGACGCCTTCGCCGCCAAGGCCCTGATCGAGCAGGCCGTCCTCGCGCTCGAGCGCGACGAGACCGCCGCGAGCCTCTACTCGGCGAGCGGAGCGGCGTTCCACCTCCTCGCGCAGCTCGCCGCCGACCGCTCCCGCGGCCCCGTCGAGTCCGGCGACCGCATCCGCCTGGCGCAGGAGCACCTCCGCGAGCACTTCGCGTCGCCGACCAGCATCACCGAGCTCGCCGCCCTCGCCGGCCTCAGCCCCTCGCACTTCTCGGCCCTGTTCACCCGCGCGACGGGCCTCGGAGCCGTGGAGTACGTGAAGCGGCTGCGCAGCGCCCGCGCCCGCGAGCTGCTGATCACCACCGACGACACCGTCGCCGAGATCGCCCAGGCGGTCGGCTACTCCGACGCCTTCTACTTCTCGCGCCAGTTCCGCGCCGTGAACGGCACGAGCCCGTCGCAGTACCGGGCGGACCACCGCGCTCAGGCCTGAGCGCACCGGGGCGGCCGATCCGTCGCGAACGGCAGTCCCATGACCTGGACACCGGGCCGGGGTCGGCCTACTCTGCCCCCGTCGGCGAATCCCCGCCGTCGCGGTCGGAGAAGCGGACCGCATGATCCGCCTGTCGCTCCGCCCGCACCCCGAGTGCAAAGGAGCATCTCGTGAACAAACGCCTCCTCGTCGCAGCGACAGCAGCCGTCGCCGTCACCACCCTCGGCCTCGCGCCCACCGCGCAGGCCGCTCCCTCCCCCCTCTCCTTCGTCTCCGTCACCGACCGGGCCACCGGTCTGTTCTCTCCGCTGAGCTTCGCCGTCGACGCCCGCGGCACCGCCTTCGTCGCGCAGAACTTCGCCGGCCTCCTCACCCGCGTCGCCCCCGACGGCACCACCTCGGTCGCCGCGTCCGCCCCGGGCTCCGAGATCGGGGCCGTCTCGGTCAGGGGCTCCACCGTCTACTACACCGAGGGGATACAGGAGGAGGGGACGGCGCTCCTGCGCTCCGTGCCGACCGGAGGCGGTTCGCCCACGACCCTCGCCGACCTCGGCGAGCACGAGGCCACCGCGAACCCGGACGCCGGCAACACCTACGGCTTCGTGGACCTGCCGGCCGAGTGCGCCGCCCAGGTCGATCCGTCGGTCGCGGGCCCCGCCTCCTACTCCGGAGTCGTGGACGTGCACCCCTACGCCTCCGCCGCGACGAGCGCGGGCGTGTACGTCGCCGACGCCGCCGGCAACGCGATCGTGAAGGTCGCGCCCGGAGGGGACATCTCGACCGTGGCCGTCCTGCCGCCGACCGCGCCCGTCACGATCACCGCCGAGACCGCCGCCGCCTTCGGCTTCCCCGCCTGCAGCGCCGGCTACGGCTACTCCTTCGAGCCCGTCCCGACCGACATCGAGGTCGGCCCCGGAGGCTGGCTGTACGTCACCTCGCTGCCCGGCGGCCCCGAGGACCCGAGCCTCGGCGCCCGCGGCTCGGTCCTGAAGATCCACCCCGGCACCGGCGAGATCCGCACGGTGGCGAAGGGCCTGATCAGCGCGACCGGCCTGGCCGTCGACCGCCTCACCGGCACGATCGCCGTGACCGAGCTGTTCGGAGGACCGCAGGGCTCCGGCCGCGTCGCCCTGATCCTGCCGCGCACCTCGACGCCGGTCACGGGACTCGCCGTGACGTCGCCGGCCGCGATCGAGCTGCGCGACGGCGCCCTGTACGTCGCCCGCAACGCCTTAGTGCTCTCGCCGGACGGCGCTCCGCAGGCGGTCGGCACCCTGACCGTCGCGAGACTGAAAGGTCTGGGCGCGCGCATGACCGCGGTCGACTGAGCGCCGTGCGGGCGGAGGAGCAGCACCCTCCTCCGCCCGCACGCCGATTCGCGGAGGGGCCCGCCGGCGTGTATAGTCGTACCTCGTTGCGTGCGCCCCCCGGGGTCACGCGATGGACTGCGCCCGTAGCTCAACGGATAGAGCATCTGACTACGGATCAGAAGGTTGGGGGTTCGAATCCCTCCGGGCGCACTCGGAATCCAGACCACTCGGTGGTTCGGAGCCACCGAGTACTGGTTGAGACAGTGCCACTCGCGAGAGTGCTGGAAGGCCCGCTTCGGCGGGCCTTTCGTGGTTGAGCGGCCCGCTTCGGCGGGCCTTCCGTGTTTCCGGGCGTACGTGACGACTGACCGCAATGAAGCCGATCGTTCACCCTGGTCGGTGACGATCTCCTCGTGTCTGCTCGACGGTCTCCGAGGGTGCCCGTGCTGATGGTCGGCGCCGCGGCGATCGCAGTCGTGGGGCTGGCATTCGTTCTCGACGGGGTCGCGCTGGCGTGCAACGAGCCGATCCCTCCGCAGTGCACCGGCTTCGCCGTCCCTTGGCCGGACCTGTCCGTCGCGGCGCTGGCGACACTCGCCCTGGCGGCTGCCACCTCCGCGATCCCCGAACGCGCCTACGAGCGGTGGAGATACGCCCTCCTGGTCAGCATGGGAGTGGGGATCATCGCGTGCTGCATCCTCGTGGTGCGCACGGGATCGGTTCCCGCCGACCGCTACTACGAGACGACCAGCGCGGCTCGGGTTCCCGGTCGTCTCGTCGGCAGTGCATGACGCCGGTCATGAGGACCGACTCCGATCCCGAGCAGGTCGTGAACGCTGCCACGACGGACGGCCGCACGAAGTCCGACCGCTCCTCCGCCTCCATTCCCCAGGCGCCAGCCAGGGGCTTCTGTACAGCGTCTGGTTCAGAAACGCGCTGAGTGCGTTGCCTCGCGCAAAGGCTGCCATCGTCGTGTCTCGACGAAACGCCAGGAACGTGCCGGAGGACGGAGAAGTCCTGCGCCAACACCGCGACGCTCGACCGGCGCCTCCGCAACGCGACCGATCGGGCCACGCGAGGGTCCCTTTTCGATTCGACTATTCAAGAGGGGAAGCCGACTTCAGCAAGCCGCGCGACACCGAAGGAACGTCGGACGCACCCCGACCCTTCGGCGCGCACCGGTACCGCTGGTCACCGGCTCACCCACGGGTTCGGTAGGCCTCGGCACCTTCGATCCTCGATATCGAGACTCGCATTTGCGAATCGAGCATCAGGACACTTCGTCGACTGCCCGATTGAGTGACGGGCGACTAGGGTGTCTTCATCGGTGAGGTCAAGCCCTTTGGACTCGTAACGGAAGGGCAGTACCACTGCCCCCGAAAGCGCAAAAGGAGCAGCACATTGAAAAGAATCATTGTAGACCCCGAAACGCAGGTCGAATGGCCGATTCCGGCCTTCTCGACGGAAACGTTGACGAAGGCCCGTATGGAGAACGCGCGAAATGGCAACTTGCTAAATGTAATCGTGGGCCCTGAGCATGGCCTCAAATACGCGGTTTGGGTCGACGACCATGCTCTGGTCGATCCAGAGGAATTAGGAATTTCCGCAGAATTAGCGAACGCTCTCAGGCGATGGCAATCCGAATGGAGCACCGATCAGCATTCGCTACGAGAGTCCAGTTGGGTACTCGAGGGAGAGCGAATTCTCCAAGAGATGGAAGCGTTGCTCTGGCCGATAGGTATTGTCGAGCGCGCATTCTAGATGTTTGCGGCCACTCGAACCTGCGACCGCAAACATCTCGAACAAGGAGCTAGCTCGGGTAGCACGTACTTCTCGGCTGGGGGTAAGTGGTGAGGAGGCGATCGTTCGTATTTGACCAGATCACCAGATCTAGATAAGAGTAGACGATCTCTCCGGTGTTCATGTTGACGAAAATGATCTCGGTCACGCCACAAGTCTTCTTGTTGACGGGGTTCACCGCACGGTACTCGGGCCAGGTGATGACGTTCCCAGCGGACGCAGCCATCAGATCATCCCACGATTCGACACCCTGTGCTTCGGCGTCCCAGCCGGCGGCGCGCGCACCATCCAATTTGGCCTGCTAGAGAGATTCTTTGCCGTTATCCCCCTTCGTTCCGCTCCGAATGTGCTTGTAGCCCCAAGTGTTGTTTCCGCATTTCAGTCGAACATCCTGTCCGACTCCGTCATAAAAGTGATTATATTCGGCGAAGACCCCGTTCTCATTATTAAGGCTGAAACAATCAACCCACTGATTGAAACCGATCAGTTGCGGTGCGACATCAGTTCCCCGACTGGCCGTGGCGCCGCTTGGAGGAAGCTGAGACACGGACTCCGCGATTTGCACCTCGGATGTGAATACTATTTCTCCGTCGATGCGCGTCGCCATCTTGATCGCAGAGCTATCGGAATTTTCGCCACTC encodes the following:
- a CDS encoding DUF5107 domain-containing protein; this encodes MGSTAASSPLLAAPAEAAAVLAEGGAAVWETALILSTYAPEEPSRLPMFLDRRVYQGSSGRVYPLPFIDRIAPEPVDREWRAVVLENEFVQVVVLPDLGGRIHSGRDKTTGYDFFYRNSVIKPALVGLAGPWVSGGVEFNWPQHHRPGTFLPTDHEIGRDEDGSVVVWCGDHDPLSRMKGLHGVRLRPGSSLVELDVRLHNRTRERRTFLWWANVAARVHDDYQSFFPRDVQHVADHARRAITAFPAADRPYYGVDYPARAEQDPGADRLDFYRSIPVPTSYMVVRTEDSFFGGYDHRAGAGFVHWADRRVAPGKKQWTWGDAPFGHAWDAQLTDSDGPYVELMAGVFTDNQPDFSWLMPGETKTFTQYWYPISGIGVAHQATRETAVHLDVEGGRIRIGVATTRRHPAATVQLLDDGAVLREWTVDLGPGAPLVADVPTSRTDPAGLAVIVRAGGATLLAYEVPARVQQEEPETATEPPSPRETASVDELYLTGVHLAQYRHPTRSPLPYWREALRRDPGDARVHLALAEHAYGRGEYDVALEHCDGSLRRLTAHNGNPADTEALHLRGLVLVRLGRRREAAAAFGKAAWDGKWAHAALVESACLLAADGDHSAALDDLRTALRLDTDDLRARALAVVCLRALGRAEEAARLLGETLALDPLDQLARTLDGRDPADPFARIDAALDLASFGETAEAERLLASVLHGAPAPEGAGSAAAPAGYLLAHLLERQGRRDDAAAVRRDAASVDAVRAFPAGLDAHDALVAAVAADPADTRAHALLGMLLYDAGRRGEAAEHWRRAIAGGSTDAVTHRNAGLAAYNDSGDDDAAWSAYLRARELAPDDARILYELDQLAARLGHDDRLARLESELPLVLSRDDLTVGYAELLTAAGRAAEALDLLESRPFQPWEGGEGRALAAWDAARAALGLPLGTPPTSLGEARPAFTAPAAVREDGSTDYFTTSLPELLLFHRE
- a CDS encoding cellulase-like family protein, which gives rise to MTAQNSAAQNPAAQNPAAQNPAVRNRAPLYPDSRYVPVPLPAHLPERLTITLWDFSWYVRTGPGEPFEDLDAAFAGAVERGYNTIRICAMPFLLFGSGLDTRALRLGPLGGAYGQRVRWYDVQQETVIDGRAHLLALFEAARRHGVFVIVSSWEYQQSSSFALERDWFDALTAVAPEERAERLAEAQAALVAFVAEHGLDDRIAYVELHNEVQAGHLTDGLDVDLTDIDAATVALTPRLTRGIDRFHELAPGLPCAVNYAHVPVGGMRGIPWNSDVLALHPYIYGVLNEMISEFGLRGPLEGFEQERAERAFLLEGAPPIAEWTLPPESQWKLTATIVGRGEVYAHDWGDASAIDRWLEEHYARHHLEMRSTLRQWIAVAADHAALRGVPLVFGEGWVGYTPLEGRFEEGAIGAEYCRLAMTESRRVGAWGSIVCSNAAPQHPMWDDVALQLECNALFTGE
- a CDS encoding AraC family transcriptional regulator, coding for MTDGFLGQRLRVLPAPLAQRALTEPITDRLLVTDAGHFPHAASHSRSRPHGADEAIVILCTAGRGAVHAGGATTVVSSGQAVVLPAGTPHRYGADPAEPWSVWWLHVRGADVPALVSAALGDATGPVVPVGDAFAAKALIEQAVLALERDETAASLYSASGAAFHLLAQLAADRSRGPVESGDRIRLAQEHLREHFASPTSITELAALAGLSPSHFSALFTRATGLGAVEYVKRLRSARARELLITTDDTVAEIAQAVGYSDAFYFSRQFRAVNGTSPSQYRADHRAQA
- a CDS encoding ScyD/ScyE family protein, whose translation is MNKRLLVAATAAVAVTTLGLAPTAQAAPSPLSFVSVTDRATGLFSPLSFAVDARGTAFVAQNFAGLLTRVAPDGTTSVAASAPGSEIGAVSVRGSTVYYTEGIQEEGTALLRSVPTGGGSPTTLADLGEHEATANPDAGNTYGFVDLPAECAAQVDPSVAGPASYSGVVDVHPYASAATSAGVYVADAAGNAIVKVAPGGDISTVAVLPPTAPVTITAETAAAFGFPACSAGYGYSFEPVPTDIEVGPGGWLYVTSLPGGPEDPSLGARGSVLKIHPGTGEIRTVAKGLISATGLAVDRLTGTIAVTELFGGPQGSGRVALILPRTSTPVTGLAVTSPAAIELRDGALYVARNALVLSPDGAPQAVGTLTVARLKGLGARMTAVD